GGCCGGGGGCAGGGTTGGGATGGCTTTTGCCATCACCGCCGGGGCAGCATTGGTTTGCGCGATCGGGCTCGGGGCGCTGTCGGCGGCATGGCCGATCGCCGGGGCTGCCAGGGTGGGCAGCAGGAGCGCGGCGGCCAGAGCGTAAGTGGAGCGAGTCGTTTCGTACATGGCTTTCCAGTGTTGCGTTCAGGAACGTCAGACTGACGAGTGAAGTCGGAGTGTACGGACCAGTTCGTTAGCGAGTCAAGAAATATGTCGGCTCGGTTACAAAAAACTTTGGCTAGAAATTTTGCTAATAAAGTCTTTTGATAAGGTAAATACAAGGGGAGTATGGGGTAAGTATGCTTCTGTGATGTTGCCATACCCCCGGGTGTATGAGGATTTTTGGAGGCGCAGGCACATTCGTCGAAATATTTTTTATTACCAATTTTTCAACGTCATTTTCTACCCTGGACGAGTAATACCAGCGTGCCCGGCCATGCATGCCAAGTTAGCGTGCCTTGCCCGTCCGTCTATGAGAGGACGCAAAGTCCGCGTACAATGCGATCTCTGCGCACCTGATTTTGTATTTTTGGAAAGCACCACATGAGCACTCCCAACCTCAACGCGGACGACGACGCCATCGTCGCCGCCACCCGGCGCTGGGTCGAGCGCGCCGTCATCGGCTTGAATCTCTGTCCATTTGCCAAGGCGGTGTACGTGAAGGAGCAGGTGCGCTTCGTGGTCTCGCCGGCGCGCACCCCCGAGGCGCTGCTGGAAGAATTGATGAACGAGCTGCAGGACCTGGCCGACACCGATCCGGAAAAGGTCGACACCACGCTGTTGATCCATCCCTTCGTGCTGAACGATTTCCTGGACTTCAACGAATTCCTCGATGTGGCCGACGCGGCGATCGAAGACATGCAGCTCGACGGCGACATCCAGGTCGCGAACTTCCACCCGGACTACCAGTTCGCAGACACCGATGCGAACGACATCGGCAACTATACCAACCGCGCGCCATACCCGATCCTGCAGCTGCTTCGCGAGGACAGCATCGAGCGCGCCGTGGAAGCGATTCCGGACGCCGCCGAGATCTTCGAAAAGAACATCGACACCCTCGAAAAGCTCGGCCACGAAGGCTGGGACAAGCTCGATGTCGGACCAGCACGCTGATCAGGCAGCGGCAGGGACGCCGGAGTGCCCGTCCGGGGCTCCTGTAGGCCCTGTCGGGCCTCCTGTAGGCCCTGTC
This genomic stretch from Massilia sp. 9096 harbors:
- a CDS encoding DUF1415 domain-containing protein, encoding MSTPNLNADDDAIVAATRRWVERAVIGLNLCPFAKAVYVKEQVRFVVSPARTPEALLEELMNELQDLADTDPEKVDTTLLIHPFVLNDFLDFNEFLDVADAAIEDMQLDGDIQVANFHPDYQFADTDANDIGNYTNRAPYPILQLLREDSIERAVEAIPDAAEIFEKNIDTLEKLGHEGWDKLDVGPAR